taatggttcggtcacactaccaacgactACGACGACAACGACCAAAATTCACATCCAGACAAATTCGgtccaaataaaatattaaaatttcccgTCATACTGGTACtcagaagaaaaaaaattcgaggtcaattaaaaaaaagtttggaaaatccaaaagtgcacgcctcataatctcatcccttacaataaaattgattatttataaaggtgtatataatatatgtatgtagatacacttgttctcatgtgccaatgctcttgtactgtctcaaaacagttggaaaagtaaagaaagcggtacctaccgtaataattgagctatttttcttgtggccccacctagatgtgaaactgcgcaggtttaagggactgactaccaacttatttttttaaaccttggcttatagtataaagaatcgagtttataatggtgaattttgagtacactataaatataaaaaaaaaaaaaatagtcgatattttttttgtttatttaataacaattaaaccacatcgaatcagaccctgaaaaatgaaagggttctattcctgagcatactcaagcgtaagagaaaaaaaaagacttgattagtaaagtatttcggtcgctatcgtgttaacaagaaaatcctccgcacatacagacacacggacgtccaagacagaacttttttaaactgttttttaactagtttaaataacaaaaatgacatcaaaagtatcatgaatgttaaaaatagtgttttttcttaatatgtgtgtgtatgtattatcttacaagtgcaatgtatgatacataaagacattttaagtttgaaaaatcagatgttttgcgcgaagtgacagtagtacccacctcaacgcttcgcttatgaggcgtgcaataggtttttttgcgattttcgccgagacggtaagCTAATCATATAATTACCTGGGACCAAAATTGTACctaaatcataaaattatctataaaaaacttctaatacattttttctaggagccaccgtttctacgAAAATTCtatgttttcatttattattcgCAAAAAAAATCCAATCATCAGAACGACaggaaattttatattttatttttaagtgtgtttaaaattttgaactggttgaaaattttgtttgtggTCGTCttcgtcgttggtagggtgaacAAATCCTTAGCGAAATATGTATAGACATGACAATTTGTATCGCTAGCGTATCTTAATCATGTgtgataccttaagatactgtaatattttatataagagaatcttaacataaaatattatagtatcttcaccgtgtgtgacgtgCTTAACAGTgtccataaaaatataaactttagaCTTTTCTATATTTCTATCTGTATGTACGTTTTGCTTTTACACCTAAACAGCAGCATGGATACGGACTAAATGATAGAGGAAATTGTTGAATTGTCACCGATCATACTTGTACAAAGATATTAAATCTTTCCGTTTAAAGTGAGTCGAAATTGAGTGAAAAGGAGTCGGTTACtacgtaggtacatacattcagttgaagctaataaaagaaTGCTAACATCGGTTGTTACTGAAACATATTCGTGttatataattctttattaatcTAATCTATTACGAAATGAATCGTTCAAAACATAtctatttttaagctattgcatagcttctatcgcgggccttgagcgcggggaccgaatccagaaattccgtaacgaaaaaacctcacgatccccactccgacggccacggaggtgtggcttgaaggcatgctatcaGCTATGCAAttgctttaccgcggcagttcccgagtgccacacgtctttttttttgcttttcgTTCCTTTGTATCCAAaatggtaggtacctaattacctTGGATAATTcttcgtaaaataaaaataaaagattcgGATGATGTCTCAAGTTCCATGCTTCCTTCACGTGTTCAAATACCGGTGAATAATGATCTGAAaaatgaacaataattattggaaTAACGCACTTCCTACCTGCTAGAGTAGATAGGAAGTgagttaaatattaaattacaatttactaATACAcggtaaaaaataacaaattatgaTACTAGTCTCGAAATAAATGATGATTAATGACGATGACGACGACGACGAACTCACTCAACTcgaataaacaaaatttcggttttatattttttaaatagtttcatTTAATCCTTTGAAGGTCAATATAAAAGTAATCAGATAACTAACtctaaaatgcaataaaatattctgtgcaaTAATAAAATGCGTAATAATAATCGGCAAATGATAAGATCGTATAAAACAGGTAATTTAtgcaattttgataaaaagcTTATTACgtgtacaaataataaaaaatatacttgtaCAATGTCAACAACACAATGACcagtacctaataataattcgcattttactcattttaaaaatatactactgAAAGTGAAGGCCCATTTAAAAACCACAAAAACAGATAGACAAACAATTATCGTTTAGAATGTAAGGATTATAATCTACAATagataaatttttatgtattttttggaAGGAACAAAAAAGATAAAAGAGGCCCGAAAATTGGTTGCATTTCCATCGTCAAAAAATTTTgcactattaaaaaaaatttgctcACGCAATCCCTTAATAAAGTAGTTCCAATACGTCTTAAAGTCCTTCGGCGCGCCCTGTATCACGTACGTTCTGCTCAAGTGGTAGAAGGAAACCGCCGCGTCTCTGGGGTCCCTCGCCACGTACACCACCTTCGCCGTATCCAAGAGACCTTGgggtttagaaattaaaaacttgtttaacgAAATTTAAACTACCCACGAGAAAATAACAAGAATTTATATAGCTCAAGTGTTATTCTGATACCTATTTCAGCTGTATCTCtgttaagtacataatataattaaattcattcaaTGCTTTTCCCGTGAGAGTAAAAAACATCAATCCTCattcctcacaaacttttgcatttgtaatattagttaggatattatattttaacccGACGTATCTATGATGCGTGCTTATGAAAAGACAGTATTCTAAATGTCACATACTcccgtaaaatcaaacacaagaaCTACTTCTAAAATACTACTGACCTGGTGGTAGAAACGACAGAGGCAAGTGGCTCTTTATGAACCTTGGAGATTTCAAGTCGGCAGCCTTCTCAACGGCAGGTCTTGCCGTTTCCGCGATGTGGAACTTCTCTGTGCGTACTTTGCTATCCTCTATCATCGGTTTATGCAATTCTGGGTGGATTAAGATCGAGAACCTGGGAAGGTAATGTTAAGATAACGATGTGTAACTATATACTGGCGAGAAAgtagaaaattttacattattagGTGTAAGTATTAAGTTTATAGCCCGACTTTAAATTCAGATAAATACTTTCCTGATTACAAGGCATAATATAGTATGCACTGTGTACAGTAcgttacaaattatttataagatcATTTATATACCAAAACTTACTCGAGGTATGGAAATCTGAACGGTAAGGGTGCTTTTTTGGCGGATTCAAAGTCTAGGTCATTTTTCATCAACCACACTAGCTCCTGTGTCCATGTTGTGCCTTTTGGTAAaacaggtttttttttaaataaaacaataataaagaaaGATCGAGCAAAAGTAGGTATGTCTGAGTTATTACTGAaagtatttacaaaaaaaaaatgaccaATAGAGAGATCATATTTCTGATTCAACTAAGCGAATttgctttaaatatatttttatatctgaCATAATTTAGTATGTTTTACTACCTATGATGTAATTACAAACCTGATCTAGGGAAGGTAACAACATAGATGTCGTCTGGTTTCACAggcatattataaatatcttcAGCCTGCTCCTTATATTTTATGGGGAAGAAATATTTCTTGGGGCCAACTTGCACGAACCCCGTCAACTCTCCtgtgtaattaaattattattcaactGACTTCTAAGAATAATCTTAGAATAATAACATAAGTTACTTAGGTgccaaaaaaaattacaaactaTGAaagaaattatgaataataaaattttagaaattaaagactttttaacggaattaaacgcgatttattcattctattattttcccgacgtttcgaacactttacagcgagcgtggtcacggggagactgtaaagtgttcgaaacgtatatacagggtgtaatcgttaagtgtgcacaggcgattattccgtaactattacagatatcaaaaaactttaaactgatatcgaaagtatttaacctaatgagtaaaatggccataataaatttttaaaaataaaacgagaaatatctaaaaaataaacttgaaaccctcccatacatttagtatgagatacgaatatcccatgtacatgggttgatccaaaagtaatgataatcaatattaaacaaggtcattacagttataataattatgtagttctctagatagtcttctaactagaaaatatacttcaatattttttttcttaggAAAAATGATGAAgtcaaagttattttttttaagtttagacttaaaaaaaaaactttgacttcatccacaaaaacccctccacgcggccatcacttcgctgtcgtcttaaaatagtttattgCTAAGGaagtgtttcttgtgccgaggaaagagataaaagtaaataggagctagatctaaaaaaaAGGGTAGGTGtttggaatgccgatttttgaatggcagccatcgcaactgacgctttgtgatctggtgcgttgtcttggtgaaatagcgttcaggtccgcagtttgccatgtctcttttccttactaacctaccgcaatcttttaatttggtctgtttagtaagagtccaataaagtggctacctttttaaaatattctaccataattattccttcagcgtcccaaaaaactaccgctttaatctaacctactgattttcactttgaatttcttcatcgtcactttggaagctagcatccaggacattgattgttttttggtttcagcataaacatggtgaactcgggtaacgtccatgatcacaaaacgtgactaaaaattatcctgatatcattaaaaatttagaaatttaccctctacatgtccaatagttgtttcttcttttcgtcgggaaacattctggcacgcacggttcacattcaaattaatgtaaataattggaaacgtggcctgttgatatgatttttttgtgattacttagtgaatacatgagcaagcaaaaaacatttattttatatttttatgtgcacaggaaatacccaattatcattacttttggatcaacctagtacatttaataagaaagattttagctttttctttctttttttggttttctgctttaattacttcgcaaattggaagggaagttcatttagaaactgcaaatagagctcctcattgtattgcacaatgaggacatcacttcgaaaatctgctatgaatacaaaatgtatgggaaataaaatgtatgggagcgtttaatgtaacatttttggatatttctcgttttatttttaaaatttattatggccattttactcattaggttaagtaatttcgatatcagtttaaagttttttggtatctgcaatagttacggaataatcgcttgtgcacacttaacgattacaccctgtataataatatataaaaaagataatgtataatactcgcgtaaaataaaattttcataaaatattgattaattattatagtagaaactaatgttatatttttcatttttccaTGTCCCGTAAGATCATGAgagttaatttaaatttaactgtaaaaaaaattaaaagcatgAAAAGTCGTACCTAACTATGTTTGTACCTTGCGTAACCatgctttaaatttttattactattaagGTATGAATTACAACTAGAGCAATCTATGTATACATtcttaaatacttaatattaaaaatccaCATGTACCTGTAAAATGCACCATAAGTTCCTTAGCAAGATTCTCCTCCacatctttaatttcaaacgGGAACGGAATCCGCGACATTGTCAATTACTTTCTAAGCTCTTATCAATTTCGCCTCTTAATATAAGCGTGCTATCAGCCCGGCATAAATAACTGCTGTAATCTCGCAAACAAAGGGGCAATATCCCCAAAATATTTgtgcaattattaaattgttatcttcgcaattaaaagttattaacTTGAacccatagaaatctaaataacaagacactaGAGTCTAGAactgctataatgtcataattagtatgaaaaccactATCgccaaaaacaacaaaaacacaCATTTAATCCGATAGCTAAGCGTGGCTAGACAAttagtaaactatgccttttaTTGGACAGCTTCATTTTTGTGCAAactaacttaaaaataaattcagcatttaaatatgtacccTAATGGACGATTTCacggtttattttagaataacaTTCTACCTAGGTACatgaaatgttttgtttttttttttttgttcagaaaaatacaaatacgaaaaaattcgaattttctacaacagagggcgttaaTTTTCAATAGCTTGAACTACGTTATTTTCTATGAACAACGTCATAATAAGAACGGTCGACTGTgtcattcattattttttcgaagattttgtacatgtataatatacgtAATACTTAcgtatattacttttaaacaggtaatacatactattatttacacatacctatatgtgtatgttcattatcattattccatatgaaaatatcgatgtaatgataatgtagatcaaaactacttattttttttttaaataaaataaaactatgattattttcgtaagtattaacagatacacacattataaaattgacttggacagcttggacttgacgaatagccgtatcgGAAACttctgtaataagttttcataaaattatattctaatcaacaaacaaatattatagttacctacatttaatatttttttaatattttaaagtgtcAAAACTTTTATTTGGACTATAGTGTCAAAACTTTTATTGGATTATTggacgggtaagtccaataatttaccaataaaatcttcaaaattgaaaattgtgatgtgtttgacccttcttcatcgaatatttttctttacacATTATAagcaacacctcttgcttgtgatcgcagcggctttttcgacattgtcgaagattttttagacaaaatcctaaaaattatttatcaactgcaaagaagacaaataatttgacaaccaatttgatagttgtcaaataagttgccacatgaaaatcttttatttcataaatataaatatgccatcagattctggtagacctatacatacctatatctattagtataataattacaacttGTGGAAGAATTTCCGCAATGGGAAATGGTGAAATACACCATGTTTACACACGCACGTCTCGAAAGCTACTGAACAGCGGCGAATGCACAGGTGTCTTGAGAGTCACCTGAGTGGTGACAAGGTCACGCTCGCTTTCGAATTCtagtgtcttgttatttagatttctatgctTGAACCTCTTACGTAAAgacaaaaaacaaatgaaagatttatttttgattctaactatattgataataaaatatacagaattcatttacataatataacccTTCCCCTTTGCTCTATGTATTCAAAAACTCCGAATTTTCATACTTTGCGTTCCAAGTTTTAGGAGGAAAATGGAAATGCGGTCGATACTTAATTCTCTATGCAAACTCTCACTTGTTTTATTCCTGTatcaatatacaatattataaaattataattttttttttttaatccttcGTATTGTTACTGTTAatctttcttattattataagtttatcAAATATCTTTTAGTCAAATATTGGTATAAAAGTGGAGGAGGAAATAGTCGGTAGCCAAagcttaaaatataactttttgcTCAGGCTTTACTTACAAGctttgctatttatttttggtttgaAAAAATCaggaattttatattatttatttataaataagataagataatattaaactcAAGCGTCTTCAGTATCCGAAGAAGCAGTAACTTGTGAAGGAATTGAGTCTTTTGTTGAGAACtccaaattattttctatatccTCAACACCGATGATATTTGTTAAAAGTTCACTCAAAGTTATTTCCTGAAATGGCAAATACATTTTGAATTGAGCCGATTTAGAGACATAAcctttttataaatgaaaatgaaaatgataggtttattgctcttaggATCGACcactttataaaattgacattttgataataatatgtaaacggATAAACGAATGAAATTATAGAATATGAAATATACAGATTGTCCCGCCGCCGCGCCTGCCGGTGTAGGTAATCAGCGTACCTATTCGTATGCAACACTATAAGGTTCATTGAGCAAAGAGGTACAGCGACGGCAGGACACCCTAGAATTTATTACCTCTGGCATAAACGAAAAATCTTCCTCATTCAACGCTGCCCGATCATCAAACGATTGTCCATAGAGAATAGACAACAGATACCATGATAGTTCGCGGGAAAAACGCTCTCCTGTTAGTAAatagcttttattttttaacaataaaaatgtaatcgaTTAGATAAGTGCGTATTTTTAagcctaataataattatgagacACAGAAAAATGGATTCACAGATACAGATCAAATACTTTCGATGAAAATACCCCAGGTTTTATAGGcaaaaataatgcaataagaaataaatgtagtatCCGCGACACCAATATCGAATGCAtgcatttcaattaaaattgagCAACTTGTGAATGCATTTGAGCTAAAACTGTAAATACAAATCTTAGGCACATGTCACTTACCATTCTGGCTCAACATTTGCACGAAATCCTCTGGACATATAACAAACTCATTCTCATGGTTCGGCGTAGCGAAGTACCTAAATGCGTTTTTGATTTTCTTGTAAGTGTCGGGAAACGCTGGCCGATGGTTGAGGTACAGTTTGACGAACTCTTCAAAGTCTATCTCTAATGAGGGAGCACGTTGGTAGACTTTGTATTTCGCTTCTATTAGGAGATTTTCAACCTGAGGGAACAATTTTAATGAGAATACTATTCGTTCTATTCGTTCTAAATATTCTCAAGTCATACCGAATTCCTAGATACCATAATAAGGATAGAGTCGATTAAAGTGGTTCACTGGGCAGTAGATCTAGTAGGTAAAATAAAGAACAAATTTTTCAgacaaatattgttaaaaagtaGCATAGTGCGAATGCTCATTTTTCTAATCTAATGCCTGAAAATTCACAATATCCTTACTTCATATTCAGACGGGAAGTATCCCAACGCTCTCATCAGATCAGGCAAAGAGTCAATAGGAATGTAGTCCTTAACGCGTCTCATTGCTGGCGAAAAAGTGCCCTGGCATAGAATCTGAACGTAATAGAACAGATCTCGAATCTCATGGAAGAGCCAGCCAGGTCTGCCGTTTTCTATGAGACAGTAGTACGGGTCGAGATCCTCGCCGCCCTGCTTTGTTGTTAGTTCTACCGCCCTGTAAAAATTTAAGCTGTCACGACTACCAACTTTTACATAGGTATaaactaatttttaattagtgCATTAGGAATGGTCCTAACTTGCCATTTATAACTTACATCATATTTTACGCTAGCTATGCCCCGCTCCTGTttatcttagcgtgatgatactgATATGTctcgattttttttcaaatcggaccggtagtttctgagattagcgcattcaaaaaATACTcttctttaattaattttataaaaaaaccttAGAGAGGAAAGGAAAATAAGGTTTCTTGTATCGGACCTGTAATTTGCCGCCCACTGGTAAACGCATGAATCTTTGGCGCCTATAGTGAACAGCGTGCCCGAATCCTCGCGGTAACACATGCCTGTTAccttgaataaaaaatatctcataAAATATGTGACGCATATTATCTTTCAtggaatatttttctaaatactTACATGATTATCAATATGAATTTACGTGTTCcctcgttacaatattgtattcactgaaaaatGTTTcgtattggttgagatggttgttaatcaTCTCAACAGGTGGCGCGCGTGTGTCCCATAGACACATAAAAccagaatagaataaattcgatcgctcTGGCCACATGAGTAGAAAGACGGAATTCTACTCATGTGCTCTGGCGGTCAGGCATCCGTCCCGGATTGGCGCGAAAGGAatatgcgggttcgagtcccgcctcgtgatcgaatttttttataaatttatgtttataaagcatttgaatgccataaaaccaaaaatatcaaattctaCATTATTACCGTTGCTGCATTAATTCAAGAATATATATGGATTATCTATTATCTAAatgtctaaataaataaataatcagaGGGGTATCTTTATACTAAGCATATTTAATACTAATTACTtgtacagggtgtcccaaaagTCCTATATGTTTCCACGGGTTGCCATCTAGCGGCATTTTCTGTAAACCGATGACATTCTTCGTGGCGAAAAGCAGATATTTCTCTTCATCTTCACCACTTTTCATTATCAGTTGCATTTTACATAAAGGGTGTTCAAAACGTGGCCCCAGTATTGTTGATAATGTCATTGTTGTTGCGTAATTTACTATCTTGTATTTGTGCTAAAATAATCAAGATTAAGCATTATTTATCTTATCTTGTTATGTaaggtttttaattgtttaattctTTTCGAAAGAGCATCAACAAAAatgcatttatatgatatgaTATACGCTGAGTAAATTAAGATTAGAGATGTTAAATAAACACACAGATactactttaatttaatttaaactgcAAAGAAggatgtaaaatatattttttaaaaacaactgCCATTTTTGTGCCAACAACACTTTCCCGCATTGGAAATAATgctgttatttatattgtaaccCCCaggtaattttataatacaaacaatTGTTAACCTCATCATTAGCCACAAGGATCATTGGTATGTCCGTTCGGTAGTTCTCTGCGTCTATGTCCGCTGGGGTCGGCCACGGGATACCAGCCAAAGGAACCGCGGTCTGATCGAACCTGtagtaaataattgtttatctTTTGTCCATCCGCGTTGATATCAAAAAGATATGATTGATAAATATtgtgtttacattttttttataatttcatttatacCGAGAAATATAAGCAGCATGATACTAAAGGATTTGTAAAACCAACGtcgcatttaaatattttaatttaaagtaaataattatgtaggtaaaaataactaacttccagataatccatactataatattataaatgcgaaagtaactctgtctgtctgtctgttactcaatcacgcctaaactactgaaccaatttgcacgaaatttggtatgtatatattttgatacccgagaaaggacataggctaccttttattgcgaaatatgtaccacgggcgaagccgcggcggTCCTCTAGTGTACTATAAATATTCCGACATCCAAAACTCCACTTTGTTTGAATCTTATAACATACAAAGTGAATTTTCTGGAGTTTATGAGAACATTGGtagttaagttaaaatttcatataagAAATCACCTATCCAAACTAAGTACTTCCAGGTACTCCTCAGAACTCTCCCCTATATCATACTCCACCATCATTCTATCAGTACCAAGAGATACCAGCTTATACTCTCCGTTGTCATTCTTCTGTGGTAGAAAGAAGAGTGTGGTGATGTCTTTATAGTGGGCTCTATGCTTGCCTATGAAATGCCACTCGAGATTTATGCAATCGTACTTATAGACGCAAACTGTTCTGCCTGTATCCTGAAATATTGCAGGAGAAATAGAAAAGGTGtacatatatacaatataacaaataaagtttCTACATATAGCTCTTTTCTGTTTCTTTTGCAATTTAAGAAGGTACATACGGAAAAGGCCAAAGTCAACGAATCGGGACTATAACTTATTTCCTTTACAGCATGGCTAGTGTCCCTGAATGGAGTCTTCGTCAAAATATCGATTGTTACTGGATCCAAAAAGAGTAGCTCACCAGTATCAAGACCACATGCCAAATGCAAtccttaaatttataaaaagcgtcaataaataaagattaccGCATCCTTTCCAATGATCATGCCAAATAGACATGCAAAGGCAGGTGTTTGATTGCCATAAGAAGTCATATtaaaaagtgataaaaaagatAATTCCTGTTCTATATAAACTTGAAGTTGAGAACACGGAGAACTCCGATTGTTCGaacgtaaataaaacatacttcAGTATGTACCTAACgcatataattaaacaaatggtatgtaaataaaatttacacaccattttattatattttaatatagagtatctaaataaatatagatttccATAGTATCTGGATGGTAAAAAGAACGttaagaaaaaatacataatttaaaaactatatttttatttatttataatacataatagacTGCCCAAAGCAAAAAGTTAATGATACTTGGTCTAGTTATCTAGTTTTTGCTTAGGACAGactattattgtattattgcgtctggtaggtatataattattccCTTAAATATGCCAAAAGCAGACTTTAGGTACTACATAAGATCTGAATACTCATTATGCACCTGAAGGAGAATACTTAAGGCAGGTGACAGAAAGTACTGGAAACATCACTTCATAATCTCCCTTTATCGAATCATCATTGGGGGGTGTGATAACTTTGAATTTATCGCGCAAATCCAGCCTTGCAAACAACTTGTGCTGTAGGTAATTGTGGAGCTCCAGTAGACCGCCAGTGTAGCCCACACAGAAAAAGGGTCtaaaaaataagttgttaTTAGTTTCAATAAGtcatgttataaataaaaacactatttGACTCACCGATTCTGCTTTATAGAGCCAAAACTAATAGAGCAAAATAAAGTTGAcataatttatgaaacaatGGTTCTCTGTTGAGCGAGCTGTGTGTTTACTATAGATATATGTGTGTTtttgcgtgtgtgtgtgtctatTTCTTTGATACGtgacacataatattatcacatattatgtttaactaACTTTTCAGGGTGGACCGTAAGAGTTAGAGCGtgcattattttattgtccAAGATAGTCAACAAAGTTTCTGATGTAAAATCCACGAATGCTACTCCTTCGTTGTTTGTGCCTGTtgacaaataaattaagtatacaATACTGGTATATCTgatgaaaac
This is a stretch of genomic DNA from Colias croceus chromosome 4, ilColCroc2.1. It encodes these proteins:
- the LOC123691209 gene encoding sulfotransferase 1C4-like gives rise to the protein MSRIPFPFEIKDVEENLAKELMVHFTGELTGFVQVGPKKYFFPIKYKEQAEDIYNMPVKPDDIYVVTFPRSGTTWTQELVWLMKNDLDFESAKKAPLPFRFPYLEFSILIHPELHKPMIEDSKVRTEKFHIAETARPAVEKAADLKSPRFIKSHLPLSFLPPGLLDTAKVVYVARDPRDAAVSFYHLSRTYVIQGAPKDFKTYWNYFIKGLHHYSPVFEHVKEAWNLRHHPNLLFLFYEELSKDLPSVIRRVSDFLGKEMTQEQVEKLADHLKFSNFKDNSSVNNQVLMSKIDFVVKGEAPFVRKGKVGGWRDYFDDEMIEQADRWIRENLADTDLRYPSWELPDLPTKDRKNSINVEYVRTQHGRT
- the LOC123690951 gene encoding cilia- and flagella-associated protein 251-like; amino-acid sequence: MQASKSLEKFHSLPNIRSGMSEGDLRKFYSLSLSQFRKHAEFGDYNYKPTPFNLRWIYGYKHKAGVINLNDKDRTEVFYAAGNCGVVYDWSKEQMRILQGHRHVVTHLAADAQGKWLVTGDSGPEDVIIIWDSNDYFPQRTLFNPHGTSKLAKIALSADAKFLLTLGYHDQAILHWWIWSFGLDVPHAMLEVEIPRGGVIDMSFNPNNSQQFLLLTKYDIWIGVSQKVFVIERGLLKETDDYELKIRLPVRKTTPDVGKLTCFTFTKSQVIVGSSRGAVLLYGYAIGLQEKVEMDYEGLRFIKMLRVESKKINVIKSVDGVIVTGNDIGEIRFYDEQMMLLYWVHGFQVDSVRGISFDLIKRSYKIIDPKCNKECPCFEKVNPGVDTETGLRRQKLMKTAIPSDATTANKPFLVRDFILCTNNEGVAFVDFTSETLLTILDNKIMHALTLTVHPEKPFFCVGYTGGLLELHNYLQHKLFARLDLRDKFKVITPPNDDSIKGDYEVMFPVLSVTCLKYSPSGLHLACGLDTGELLFLDPVTIDILTKTPFRDTSHAVKEISYSPDSLTLAFSDTGRTVCVYKYDCINLEWHFIGKHRAHYKDITTLFFLPQKNDNGEYKLVSLGTDRMMVEYDIGESSEEYLEVLSLDRFDQTAVPLAGIPWPTPADIDAENYRTDIPMILVANDEHKYKIVNYATTMTLSTILGPRFEHPLCKMQLIMKSGEDEEKYLLFATKNVIGLQKMPLDGNPWKHIGLLGHPVQVTGMCYREDSGTLFTIGAKDSCVYQWAANYRAVELTTKQGGEDLDPYYCLIENGRPGWLFHEIRDLFYYVQILCQGTFSPAMRRVKDYIPIDSLPDLMRALGYFPSEYEVENLLIEAKYKVYQRAPSLEIDFEEFVKLYLNHRPAFPDTYKKIKNAFRYFATPNHENEFVICPEDFVQMLSQNGERFSRELSWYLLSILYGQSFDDRAALNEEDFSFMPEEITLSELLTNIIGVEDIENNLEFSTKDSIPSQVTASSDTEDA